The DNA sequence aaaaggttcaaaGCATTACATGAGTGTGCAATAAGTTGGCTGATGGCGAAGAGATGATGTCCACAGACATTAGGGATGCGTTGTTTGCAGTTTTCTTTGACGATTCCATTTTACTTTTCAACTATATGAgcaaaaatctgctttttatgcaaaataTCCAGAAATGATGGTCTCATGTTTAATTTCCCAAAATACCCAAGATAGAGCCATTGAAAactgtttagaaaaaaacaacaacaataacaaaatgaCTGCAGATTGTAGTGTATATGCTTACTACATATTGCATGCATAtccaaaaatatgtttaaaactgTTGAACCATCACTGTCCTAACATTCCCACATGTAgccatcaaaataaaagaagcaagTTATTCTGGAGTTCCTTATTCTTCACTCAAATTACATACTCCCAACTGAGCCAAATTTGAAAATGTTGCAGCATTTTTGTGTCTGATTGATACACTAAGTATCTAGCCTATAGGGTAGAACAAATTCCTGGTTGTATGCCGAGCTGGCGAGGAAGTCTGAGCTGTCAGTTAGAGCACTGGCCTGCGGCTGAGCTGGAGGCTTCGAAGGGTACTGTGGCTGGCTGGAAGATTGGTTGACTGGTTGCAGAGGATAGGTGGGACCAACTGGAAACAGAGAAGTTGGCATGAGATTGAAAGTTTTAAGATCTGTAATATAAGAATCAATATTATCTAGAAGCAATGTCCACTCTAGTGTCTGATTACAGTTATTCAGAAGAgcacaaaatgcaaaataactCTGCAGACCTTCACTGCACACCAGCCTACTCAAGGTTGGTGTGCAGTGCATTTCTGCAAGAACTCTGTGTAAGCCTTGCAGCATTCAACAAACTGAATACAATTTGTACTACTACCACTACTAATACTATTGcttagaataataaaaaaacatattaaaattaaaaaacatatttatatcaAAAATATTCACAAAACCACACTCACTTGCATCCTGATACGATGGTGGTGGTGTTAATGGCTGTTCATGGCTGAGTGGTGTGGTCATGGGCACAGCTTGATTGCCAGGCATAGCTGGGTAACCAGGGTGCCCTGGTACTGGCTGGTAGGGCACTCTCTGATAGGACTGAGGGGGTACTGGGTACTG is a window from the Pelmatolapia mariae isolate MD_Pm_ZW linkage group LG5, Pm_UMD_F_2, whole genome shotgun sequence genome containing:
- the LOC134627089 gene encoding protein shisa-5-like, translated to MNDFNLLYVILGIVFWCCFFTCSCLCRSAANPNSEVATATHTLVTATPQQYPHQYPQYPVPPQSYQRVPYQPVPGHPGYPAMPGNQAVPMTTPLSHEQPLTPPPSYQDAIGPTYPLQPVNQSSSQPQYPSKPPAQPQASALTDSSDFLASSAYNQEFVLPYRLDT